The following are encoded together in the Clostridium sp. BJN0013 genome:
- the kdpA gene encoding potassium-transporting ATPase subunit KdpA, with amino-acid sequence MLQIILTLTIFIALVIPMGKYLYHIAAGKHTFGDPVFDRIDNVVYRICGIDKKEMNWKQYIIALLATNAFMVLVGYLILRLQALPIFNPNGIGGMEPTLSFNTIISFMTNTNIQHYSGESGLSYLSQMMVITFMMFASAASGFSAAMAFIRGLTGKTKTMGNFYMDLIRITTRVLLPISILVGLLLVYLGVPQTLSASVTIQTIEGKFQDIAVGPIASLEIIKHLGTNGGGFLGANSSTPFENPNIFTNIIEIISMMILPGACVVAFGHMVHNRTKENEKSKRIFLGREGRTIFAVMAIIFVMGLVVCFISESAGNPLLAQAGLNQSMGSMEGKEVRFGIAQSSLFTTVTTAFTTGSINNMHDTLTPMGGFVALLFMMLNVVFGGKGVGLMNMILYAILAVFICGLMIGRTPEYLGKKIEGKEMKLTALGIIVHPLLILAFTALAITVPAGLQGVTNPGFHGLTQVVYEYASSAANNGSGFEGLADNTYFWNITTGLAMFFGRYLSIIIQLAIASSLMLKHPVSESVGTLKTDTGTFAVALLMVVLIIAALTFFPVLALGPIAEHLTLWS; translated from the coding sequence ATGTTGCAAATCATTTTAACACTGACAATCTTTATTGCTCTTGTTATTCCAATGGGAAAATATTTATACCACATTGCAGCTGGAAAGCATACCTTTGGCGATCCGGTATTTGACCGAATTGACAATGTGGTTTACCGCATATGCGGTATTGACAAAAAAGAAATGAATTGGAAGCAATATATTATAGCATTGCTTGCGACCAATGCATTCATGGTATTGGTTGGATATCTGATTCTAAGGCTTCAGGCACTTCCAATTTTTAACCCTAATGGCATCGGTGGGATGGAACCTACTCTGTCATTTAATACCATTATCAGTTTCATGACGAATACAAATATTCAGCATTACTCCGGAGAATCCGGACTTTCGTATTTGAGCCAGATGATGGTAATTACTTTTATGATGTTTGCCTCCGCTGCTAGCGGATTTTCTGCTGCTATGGCGTTTATTCGCGGTCTTACGGGAAAGACAAAAACCATGGGCAACTTTTATATGGATTTAATTCGCATTACAACCCGTGTTTTACTTCCTATTTCTATATTGGTTGGACTACTTCTTGTTTATCTGGGAGTTCCTCAAACTTTGTCGGCCAGTGTGACCATTCAAACAATTGAGGGAAAATTTCAAGATATTGCCGTGGGACCAATTGCTTCGCTGGAGATAATTAAACATTTAGGAACAAATGGTGGTGGATTTCTCGGTGCAAATTCATCGACGCCATTTGAAAATCCTAATATATTTACAAATATAATAGAAATAATTTCCATGATGATTTTGCCAGGGGCTTGTGTAGTTGCATTTGGCCATATGGTCCACAATCGTACAAAAGAAAATGAAAAATCAAAGAGAATTTTTTTGGGAAGAGAAGGAAGAACAATTTTTGCCGTTATGGCCATTATCTTTGTGATGGGGCTTGTTGTCTGTTTCATATCTGAGAGTGCCGGGAATCCTTTATTGGCACAAGCTGGATTGAATCAAAGCATGGGTAGCATGGAAGGCAAGGAAGTACGGTTTGGCATTGCCCAATCCTCACTTTTCACAACAGTTACAACTGCCTTCACTACGGGCTCAATTAACAATATGCATGACACCCTAACACCTATGGGTGGATTTGTTGCTTTGTTGTTTATGATGCTCAATGTGGTATTTGGTGGTAAAGGTGTGGGATTAATGAATATGATCCTTTATGCAATTCTTGCAGTCTTCATCTGTGGACTGATGATTGGCCGTACACCGGAATATCTAGGTAAAAAAATTGAAGGAAAAGAAATGAAACTGACAGCACTCGGCATCATCGTACATCCTCTGCTTATTCTAGCCTTTACTGCATTGGCAATAACAGTTCCAGCGGGTTTGCAAGGAGTAACCAATCCCGGTTTTCATGGTCTAACACAGGTTGTATATGAATATGCATCTTCAGCTGCAAATAATGGTTCAGGCTTTGAGGGATTGGCTGACAACACTTATTTTTGGAATATCACCACAGGGCTTGCTATGTTCTTTGGACGTTACCTATCCATTATAATTCAGCTTGCCATTGCAAGTTCGCTAATGTTGAAGCATCCGGTCAGTGAGTCTGTGGGTACACTGAAAACAGATACAGGAACCTTCGCGGTAGCATTGCTCATGGTTGTACTTATTATTGCTGCACTTACATTTTTTCCAGTATTGGCACTTGGTCCCATCGCAGAACATTTGACTTTATGGAGTTAA
- the kdpF gene encoding K(+)-transporting ATPase subunit F, which yields MLLLGIIILVLGAYLVYALVNPEKF from the coding sequence ATGCTATTACTTGGAATTATCATTTTGGTATTGGGAGCATACTTGGTATACGCTCTAGTAAATCCTGAAAAATTTTAA